In the genome of Massilia sp. PAMC28688, one region contains:
- a CDS encoding glutamate-5-semialdehyde dehydrogenase: MNITEYMQDVGQRARAASRGMARADSATRNRALLLIADAIVRDAPLLVQANQRDMDAARAAGLAPAMLDRLALSQGAIDTMVAGLRQIVSLADPIGEISNMKFRPSGIQVGQMRVPLGVIGIIYEARPNVTVDAAGLCIKSGNATILRGGSEAIHCNRALAKIVAEGLAGAGLPADGVQIVDTTDRAAVGALITMPQYVDVIVPRGGKGLIARLIEESTVPMIKHLDGICHVYIDDKADLAKALPIAFNAKCHRYGTCNTMETLLVARAIAPQVLPQLAPLYASRDVELRADPEAMAILAGYPHLVAAVEEDWSTEYLAPILAVKVVADMDDAMAHINTYSSKHTDAIVTEDYSAAMRFLREVDSASVMVNASTRFADGFEYGLGAEIGISNDKLHARGPVGLEGLTSLKYVVFGHGEIRQ, encoded by the coding sequence ATGAATATCACCGAATACATGCAAGATGTCGGCCAGCGCGCCCGAGCCGCCTCGCGCGGCATGGCCCGCGCCGACAGTGCCACCCGCAACCGCGCGCTGCTCCTGATCGCCGACGCCATCGTGCGCGATGCGCCACTGCTGGTGCAGGCCAACCAGCGCGACATGGATGCCGCCCGCGCCGCCGGCCTGGCCCCGGCCATGCTTGACCGCCTGGCATTGTCGCAGGGAGCCATCGACACCATGGTGGCCGGCCTGCGCCAGATTGTCTCGCTGGCAGACCCGATTGGCGAAATCTCCAACATGAAGTTCCGCCCCAGTGGCATCCAGGTGGGCCAGATGCGGGTGCCGCTGGGCGTTATCGGCATCATCTACGAAGCGCGCCCCAACGTGACGGTGGACGCGGCGGGCCTGTGCATCAAGAGCGGCAACGCCACCATCTTGCGCGGCGGCTCGGAAGCGATCCACTGCAACCGCGCGCTGGCCAAAATCGTGGCCGAAGGCCTGGCCGGCGCCGGCCTGCCGGCGGACGGCGTGCAGATCGTGGACACCACCGACCGCGCCGCCGTGGGGGCGCTCATCACCATGCCGCAGTACGTGGATGTGATCGTCCCGCGCGGCGGCAAGGGCCTGATCGCGCGCCTGATCGAGGAGTCGACAGTGCCCATGATCAAGCACCTGGACGGCATCTGCCACGTCTATATCGATGACAAGGCGGACCTGGCCAAGGCGCTGCCGATCGCTTTCAACGCCAAGTGCCACCGCTACGGCACCTGCAACACCATGGAAACGCTGCTGGTGGCGCGCGCCATCGCGCCGCAGGTTCTGCCGCAGCTGGCGCCCCTGTATGCAAGCCGCGACGTGGAACTGCGCGCCGATCCGGAAGCCATGGCCATCCTGGCCGGCTACCCGCACCTGGTGGCAGCGGTCGAGGAAGACTGGAGCACCGAATACCTGGCGCCGATCCTGGCGGTGAAGGTGGTGGCCGACATGGATGACGCCATGGCCCACATTAATACCTACTCGTCGAAGCATACCGACGCCATCGTCACCGAAGACTACAGCGCCGCCATGCGCTTTCTGCGCGAAGTCGATTCGGCATCCGTCATGGTCAACGCGTCCACCCGCTTTGCCGACGGCTTCGAGTATGGACTGGGCGCGGAGATCGGCATCTCCAACGACAAGCTGCATGCACGCGGCCCGGTGGGTCTGGAAGGACTTACCTCCCTGAAGTACGTGGTCTTCGGCCACGGCGAAATTCGTCAATAA
- a CDS encoding CopD family protein has protein sequence MLWIKAFHIVFVTSWFAGLFYLPRIFVNLAMETDATSHARLILMAKKLYRFTLILSVPAVLLGVWLWMGYGFRGGWLHAKLALVFLAIGYNHACGSLLKKFENKANKRSHVWFRWFNEVPVVLLLAIVILVVVKPF, from the coding sequence ATGCTCTGGATTAAAGCCTTCCACATCGTTTTCGTGACCTCATGGTTTGCCGGCCTGTTCTACCTGCCGCGCATTTTCGTGAATCTGGCCATGGAGACCGATGCCACCTCGCACGCACGGCTGATCCTGATGGCGAAAAAACTGTACCGCTTCACGCTGATCCTGTCGGTGCCCGCCGTGCTCCTGGGCGTGTGGCTGTGGATGGGCTATGGTTTCCGCGGTGGCTGGCTGCATGCAAAGCTGGCGCTGGTGTTCCTGGCCATTGGCTACAATCACGCCTGTGGTTCGCTGCTGAAAAAATTCGAGAACAAGGCCAACAAGCGCTCGCACGTGTGGTTCCGCTGGTTTAACGAAGTGCCTGTTGTACTGCTGCTTGCCATCGTCATCCTGGTGGTGGTCAAACCTTTTTGA
- a CDS encoding 2-hydroxychromene-2-carboxylate isomerase, with product MGKTITYYLTPQSPFAYLGHARLLRIAAAHDAQIDIRPFDLGRVFSVSGGLPLAKRAPQRQAYRLQELARWSAHLGVPLNPQPKVFPVPPEPAARLIIAARTSLGVAPALELAGAVMRGLWAEDRNIADDATLAQVADLCGFDGRMLLKSAATAGVQDQFDKNTDDAIAANVFGAPWYIVDGEGYWGQDRLDFVERAVSA from the coding sequence ATGGGCAAGACAATCACTTACTACCTCACGCCGCAGTCGCCGTTTGCCTACCTGGGCCACGCACGCCTGCTGCGCATCGCCGCCGCGCACGACGCGCAGATCGACATCCGTCCCTTTGACCTGGGCCGTGTGTTTTCCGTCTCCGGTGGCCTGCCGCTGGCCAAGCGCGCGCCGCAGCGCCAGGCGTACCGCCTGCAGGAGCTGGCGCGCTGGTCGGCCCACCTGGGCGTGCCGCTCAACCCGCAGCCCAAGGTATTTCCGGTGCCGCCGGAACCGGCCGCGCGCCTGATCATCGCCGCCCGCACCAGCCTGGGCGTGGCGCCCGCGCTGGAACTGGCCGGCGCCGTCATGCGTGGCCTGTGGGCCGAAGACCGCAACATCGCCGACGACGCCACGCTGGCGCAGGTGGCCGACCTGTGCGGCTTTGACGGCCGCATGCTGCTCAAGTCCGCCGCTACCGCCGGCGTGCAGGATCAGTTCGACAAGAATACTGACGACGCCATCGCCGCCAACGTGTTCGGCGCGCCCTGGTATATCGTCGATGGCGAAGGATACTGGGGCCAGGACCGGCTCGATTTCGTCGAGCGCGCGGTCAGCGCCTGA
- a CDS encoding class I SAM-dependent RNA methyltransferase codes for MASYFCPCPRGMEAALAEELLEIAAASSTMKVHNQVPGGVHCSGDITDSYRINLHSRIASRVLMRMAHQSYKTENDIYDLTLAQPWEDWFTFDHTIRVDVTAVKSPLKSLEFTTLKIKDAICDRFRDQFSKRPSVDTREPDMRIVGFLDSHNFTIYLDTSGEALFKRGWREETGDAPLRENLAAGMLRVSGWKPGTVLFDPMCGSGTILIEAAQMVQGIPPGARRRFAFEAFNSFEPGPWQAMKNAIKPNPLPSEPTIFGSDISGDMVAMTRHNLKVAGIMFDVPLKQIEAQEVKPPTEQPGILLTNPPYGERIGVRGDTTIPADEMSVQFYSALGTTLKQRFAGWTVFLFTADLSLPKLLRLKEARKTPFFNGALECRLFRFDMVAGYNRREEAKPKPE; via the coding sequence ATGGCTTCATATTTTTGTCCTTGCCCGCGCGGCATGGAGGCGGCGCTGGCCGAGGAACTGCTGGAAATCGCGGCCGCCAGCAGCACCATGAAGGTGCACAACCAGGTGCCGGGCGGCGTCCACTGCTCGGGCGACATTACAGACTCCTACCGTATCAACCTGCATTCGCGTATTGCCTCGCGCGTGCTGATGCGCATGGCGCACCAGAGCTACAAGACCGAAAACGACATCTATGACCTCACCCTGGCGCAACCCTGGGAAGACTGGTTCACCTTTGATCACACCATCCGGGTCGACGTCACGGCCGTCAAGTCGCCGCTCAAAAGCCTGGAATTCACCACGCTCAAGATCAAGGACGCTATCTGCGACCGCTTCCGCGACCAGTTCAGCAAGCGTCCGTCGGTGGACACGCGCGAGCCGGACATGCGCATTGTCGGCTTTCTGGACTCGCACAATTTCACCATCTACCTCGACACGTCCGGCGAAGCGCTGTTCAAGCGCGGCTGGCGCGAAGAAACGGGCGACGCGCCCCTGCGCGAAAACCTGGCCGCCGGCATGCTGCGCGTGTCGGGCTGGAAGCCGGGAACCGTCCTGTTCGACCCCATGTGCGGCTCGGGCACCATCCTGATCGAAGCGGCGCAGATGGTGCAGGGTATCCCGCCGGGCGCGCGTCGCCGCTTTGCGTTCGAGGCCTTCAACAGCTTCGAGCCCGGCCCGTGGCAAGCCATGAAAAACGCCATCAAGCCCAATCCCTTGCCGAGCGAACCGACCATTTTCGGCAGCGACATCTCGGGCGACATGGTCGCCATGACGCGCCACAACCTCAAGGTGGCGGGCATCATGTTTGACGTGCCGCTCAAGCAGATCGAGGCGCAGGAAGTCAAGCCGCCCACCGAGCAGCCGGGCATTTTGCTGACCAATCCGCCCTACGGTGAGCGGATCGGCGTGCGCGGCGACACCACCATCCCGGCAGACGAAATGTCGGTGCAGTTCTATTCCGCCCTGGGCACCACGCTCAAGCAGCGCTTCGCCGGCTGGACCGTGTTCCTGTTCACGGCCGACCTGTCGCTGCCCAAGCTGCTGCGCCTGAAGGAGGCGCGCAAGACGCCGTTCTTCAACGGTGCGCTCGAGTGCCGCCTGTTCAGGTTTGACATGGTGGCCGGTTACAACCGCCGCGAAGAAGCAAAACCCAAGCCTGAATAA
- a CDS encoding multidrug effflux MFS transporter, giving the protein MLPIPPSNLPADPVTPVPLPPVHRIPMPGRVALAVLLASLSMLGPFSIDAYLPAFPHIQADLRASGIEVQQTLTAFMLAFAGMVLWHGALSDAFGRRNVILCALVVFAIGTFGCAASDSVYYLWIFRIMQGVSAGAGVVVGRAIIRDLYSDADAARLLSLVTMIFTIAPAIAPILGGWIVSFSDWRTIFLALLAYTLVLFGFCYKRLPDTLPREKRQPFNPRFLWTSYSTIFGSALFHMKAGIVALNFAGLFLYIAAAPVMLPEHLGLGPSEFGWLFFPTVAGIFLGALTANRIAGKMTFARQIGMGFAFLLSAAAINVLYHVFFPPALPWSVAPMFLYTFGMSIIAPAATLLALDLFPHIRGTVASCQSFATTLLGAIVAGVIAPALSHSVLWLAVGQAVFAITALALWMGARAYRRAVPRHPVA; this is encoded by the coding sequence ATGCTGCCGATCCCGCCATCGAACCTGCCAGCCGATCCGGTCACACCGGTGCCGCTGCCGCCCGTGCATCGGATCCCGATGCCGGGCCGGGTGGCGCTGGCGGTCCTGCTGGCCAGCCTGTCGATGCTGGGACCTTTTTCAATTGATGCCTACCTGCCGGCCTTCCCCCACATCCAGGCCGACCTGCGCGCCTCGGGCATCGAGGTGCAGCAGACGCTGACGGCCTTCATGCTGGCCTTTGCCGGCATGGTGCTGTGGCATGGCGCCCTGTCCGATGCCTTTGGCCGCCGCAATGTGATCCTGTGCGCGCTGGTGGTGTTTGCCATCGGTACGTTCGGCTGCGCGGCGTCCGATTCGGTGTACTACCTGTGGATCTTCCGCATCATGCAGGGCGTGTCGGCCGGCGCCGGCGTGGTGGTGGGACGGGCCATCATCCGCGACCTGTACTCGGACGCCGATGCCGCGCGGCTGCTGTCGCTGGTGACCATGATCTTCACTATTGCGCCGGCCATCGCGCCCATACTCGGTGGCTGGATCGTGTCGTTTTCCGACTGGCGCACCATTTTCCTGGCGCTGCTGGCCTACACGCTGGTGCTGTTCGGCTTTTGCTACAAGCGCCTGCCCGACACGCTGCCACGCGAAAAGCGCCAGCCCTTCAATCCCCGCTTTCTGTGGACCAGTTACAGCACCATCTTCGGGTCGGCCCTGTTCCACATGAAGGCCGGTATCGTGGCACTCAATTTTGCCGGGCTGTTTCTGTACATTGCGGCCGCCCCCGTCATGCTGCCCGAGCACCTGGGACTGGGGCCCAGCGAATTCGGCTGGCTGTTCTTTCCCACCGTGGCGGGCATCTTTCTGGGTGCGCTCACGGCCAACCGCATTGCCGGCAAGATGACGTTCGCGCGCCAGATCGGCATGGGCTTCGCCTTCCTGCTATCGGCCGCGGCCATCAATGTGCTGTACCACGTATTTTTTCCGCCAGCCCTGCCATGGTCGGTGGCGCCGATGTTCCTCTACACGTTTGGCATGTCCATCATTGCCCCTGCCGCCACGCTGCTGGCGCTCGACCTGTTCCCCCACATCCGCGGCACCGTGGCTTCCTGCCAGTCGTTCGCCACCACCCTGCTGGGCGCCATCGTGGCCGGCGTGATCGCGCCGGCCCTGTCGCACTCGGTGCTGTGGCTGGCCGTGGGCCAGGCCGTGTTTGCCATCACGGCACTGGCCCTGTGGATGGGCGCGCGTGCCTACCGCCGCGCCGTGCCGCGCCACCCTGTTGCGTGA
- a CDS encoding HDOD domain-containing protein, translating into MPQILIKLIGHLQADDLGMTELAALIANDPGMTSKILAVANSSAYHRSSRSIGVEQALITLGTDMIKLLVIGESVAQTFHNFPHAGSLDLRRFWKHSITAALVARDLAQRMHYAQPEEAYLAGLLHNVGRLALLATAPRDYAYNFSARDDEGLCAVEQRTLQITHAEAGAWLIERWQLDSFLADAVLYHHEAGSRLAFSHPLIRIVRLAHVLASADAGDEEVADAAALCGLQAEATEPIRASAARQLILTAAQLGINLEGADDAVAPPAWAPVQRDPVQQRLAEDVGQQMLVAHAGQAFARQQGEAGLFDAITRAARILFDFSDAIVLVEDAGTRQLVGTGGSTQQRSAQFTAPLDGRGALALAAGGGKVQAVPGSAGGAGLAEQQMLRLLGSESMVCIPLVAGSRSLGVLAGGVQAWQAAQAGKRERFMQAFGVQAASAMEAALAGRGHTRRQLAHVADEYRAASRRVAHEVNNPLAIIKNYLGVLDEKLARQESVAGEVTILSEEIDRVGHLINGLAGLPDGAPGSVNTIGAVVDDVQRLFRAGGSVPAGVLLATAISPACEGVACDADMLKQVLVNLVKNALEAVGADGRIDIASRNHVHRDGRLFVELVVSDNGPGLPQHVMAGLFAPVRSDKDGPHRGLGLSIVHGLLTRAGGCISCRSGSAGTSFDLLLPAWTEPA; encoded by the coding sequence ATGCCGCAGATTCTCATCAAGCTGATCGGGCACTTGCAGGCCGACGACCTGGGCATGACCGAACTGGCGGCCCTGATTGCCAATGACCCCGGCATGACCAGCAAGATCCTGGCCGTGGCCAACAGCTCGGCCTATCACCGCAGCAGCCGCAGCATCGGCGTCGAGCAGGCCCTGATCACCCTCGGCACCGACATGATCAAGCTGCTCGTGATCGGCGAATCGGTGGCCCAGACCTTTCATAATTTCCCCCATGCCGGCAGCCTGGATTTGCGCCGCTTCTGGAAGCACTCGATCACCGCGGCCCTGGTGGCGCGCGACCTGGCCCAGCGCATGCACTATGCGCAGCCCGAGGAAGCCTACCTGGCGGGCCTGCTCCACAATGTCGGCCGCCTGGCGCTGCTGGCCACGGCCCCGCGCGACTATGCCTACAATTTCAGCGCCCGCGACGATGAAGGCCTGTGCGCCGTCGAGCAGCGCACCCTGCAAATCACCCACGCTGAAGCCGGCGCCTGGCTGATCGAACGCTGGCAGCTGGACTCCTTCCTGGCCGACGCGGTCCTGTACCACCATGAAGCAGGCAGTCGCCTGGCTTTCAGCCATCCCTTGATCCGTATCGTGCGCCTGGCCCACGTGCTGGCCAGTGCCGACGCCGGCGACGAGGAAGTGGCCGATGCCGCCGCCCTGTGCGGGCTGCAAGCGGAGGCGACCGAGCCAATCCGGGCCAGCGCCGCGCGCCAGCTGATCCTGACTGCCGCGCAGCTGGGCATCAACCTGGAAGGCGCAGACGACGCCGTGGCGCCGCCGGCCTGGGCGCCGGTGCAGCGCGACCCCGTGCAGCAGCGCCTTGCCGAAGACGTGGGCCAGCAGATGCTGGTGGCGCACGCCGGACAGGCGTTCGCGCGCCAGCAGGGCGAGGCCGGCCTGTTTGACGCTATTACGCGCGCGGCTCGCATCCTGTTCGATTTCAGTGATGCCATCGTCCTCGTGGAAGACGCCGGCACGCGCCAGCTGGTGGGCACCGGCGGCAGCACGCAGCAGCGCAGTGCGCAATTTACCGCGCCCCTGGACGGACGCGGGGCACTGGCGCTGGCGGCCGGGGGCGGCAAGGTGCAGGCGGTGCCCGGCAGCGCAGGGGGGGCCGGTCTGGCCGAACAGCAGATGCTGCGCCTTCTGGGCAGCGAGAGCATGGTCTGCATTCCGCTGGTGGCGGGCAGCCGCAGCCTGGGCGTGCTGGCTGGCGGCGTCCAGGCCTGGCAGGCGGCGCAGGCAGGCAAGCGCGAACGCTTCATGCAGGCGTTCGGCGTGCAGGCCGCCAGCGCGATGGAAGCCGCACTGGCAGGGCGCGGCCACACGCGGCGCCAGCTCGCGCACGTGGCTGACGAATACCGGGCCGCGTCGCGCCGGGTCGCGCACGAAGTGAACAACCCGCTGGCCATCATCAAGAATTACCTGGGCGTGCTCGATGAAAAGCTGGCGCGCCAGGAAAGCGTGGCCGGTGAAGTCACCATCCTGAGCGAAGAAATCGACCGCGTGGGACATCTGATCAACGGCCTGGCCGGCCTGCCGGACGGCGCCCCGGGCAGCGTCAACACCATTGGCGCCGTGGTCGACGACGTGCAGCGCCTGTTTCGCGCCGGCGGCAGCGTGCCGGCCGGAGTGCTGCTGGCCACCGCCATCAGTCCCGCCTGCGAGGGCGTGGCATGCGACGCCGACATGCTCAAGCAGGTCCTGGTCAACCTGGTCAAGAACGCGCTGGAAGCGGTGGGCGCGGACGGGCGCATCGATATCGCCAGCCGCAACCACGTGCATCGCGATGGCCGCCTGTTCGTGGAGCTGGTGGTGTCGGACAACGGCCCGGGCTTGCCGCAGCACGTGATGGCGGGCCTGTTCGCACCGGTACGCAGCGACAAGGATGGACCGCACCGCGGCCTGGGGCTGTCGATCGTGCATGGCCTGCTCACGCGCGCCGGCGGCTGCATCAGCTGCCGCAGCGGCAGTGCCGGCACCAGCTTCGACCTGCTGCTCCCTGCATGGACCGAGCCGGCATGA
- a CDS encoding EAL domain-containing protein, which yields MTAQLELEMLPRLLLVDDEPRLLSSLHELLCERGYTLVTAQSGAEALAHLVAQKFDLVLLDLRLPDMSGHEVMDFINANQIGTDVIVMSGEVGIEAAIGALKRGAYDYLRKPYSREELLKTVTNALQQRRLEVANARIASQLENSEKLYRYLVDSSPDIIYTLDHEGRFTFVNDRAYQLLGFSREDLIGKHYAILIHDEDLERARYVFNERRVDERASRNVELRLKCHNHPGADRTFNNTLMTISLNSIGMHVPDRDVRKLEFFGTYGVARDITERKHAEEVINYQAYHDILTDLPNRMLFKDRLGLAVIQAKRKAAELAVMFIDLDRFKLVNDTLGHVKGDELLQQVAMRLKQCLRRGDTLARQGGDEFTIVLPELRDRTDASAIAEKFLECLHQSFDLDGHEVHISASIGIAVYPVDGETIDELLRHADIAMYQVKALGKNGHAFYHNSMLDVSRQKIALEQSLRKALDNDELEMHYQPQIDVVTGRIIGAEGLMRWNHPQRGLLTAGEFLPFAEENGLMLPISDWMIKALCRDMQIWNAAGGQSIRLSLNLSPQYLDRGDFFEKMRGALVRYGISPAQIEVEITENICIRSPQYAIEQLNKLCELGVSVAIDDFGTGYSSLSYLHRFPIHTIKIDQSFVREIHDEHGHYPVILAIISIARGLGLHLIAEGVETEVQARYLRSHGCVTMQGFLFHVPVSLAAFICVLEEHFAMPDAENNVASLQA from the coding sequence ATGACGGCGCAATTGGAACTGGAGATGCTGCCACGCCTGCTCCTGGTCGATGACGAGCCGCGCCTGCTGTCGTCGCTGCATGAACTGCTGTGCGAGCGCGGCTACACCCTGGTGACGGCACAGAGCGGCGCCGAGGCGCTGGCCCACCTGGTGGCCCAGAAATTCGACCTGGTACTGCTGGACCTGCGCCTGCCGGACATGAGCGGGCACGAGGTGATGGACTTCATCAATGCCAACCAGATCGGCACCGACGTGATCGTGATGAGCGGTGAAGTGGGCATCGAGGCGGCCATCGGCGCCCTCAAGCGCGGTGCCTACGACTATCTGCGCAAGCCCTACAGCCGCGAGGAGCTGCTCAAGACCGTCACCAACGCCCTCCAGCAGCGGCGCCTGGAAGTGGCGAACGCGCGCATCGCCTCGCAGCTGGAGAACTCGGAAAAGCTGTATCGCTATCTGGTCGACAGCTCGCCCGACATCATCTATACGCTCGACCACGAAGGCCGCTTCACGTTCGTCAATGACCGCGCCTACCAGCTGCTGGGCTTTAGCCGCGAAGACCTGATCGGCAAGCACTACGCCATCCTGATCCACGACGAAGACCTCGAACGTGCGCGCTACGTATTCAACGAGCGGCGCGTGGACGAGCGGGCCTCGCGCAATGTGGAACTGCGCCTGAAATGCCACAACCATCCTGGCGCGGACCGCACCTTCAACAATACCCTGATGACGATCTCGCTCAATTCGATCGGCATGCATGTGCCGGACCGGGACGTGCGCAAGCTCGAATTCTTCGGCACCTACGGCGTGGCGCGCGACATCACGGAGCGCAAGCACGCCGAAGAAGTCATCAATTACCAGGCGTACCACGACATCCTGACCGACCTGCCCAACCGCATGCTGTTCAAGGACCGCCTTGGGCTGGCCGTGATCCAGGCCAAACGCAAGGCGGCGGAACTGGCGGTCATGTTCATTGACCTGGACCGCTTCAAGCTGGTGAACGACACGCTGGGACACGTGAAGGGCGACGAATTGCTGCAGCAAGTCGCCATGCGCCTGAAGCAGTGCCTGCGCCGCGGCGACACGCTGGCGCGCCAGGGCGGCGACGAATTCACTATCGTGCTGCCGGAACTGCGCGACCGGACCGATGCCAGTGCCATCGCCGAGAAATTCCTGGAGTGCCTGCACCAGAGCTTCGATCTTGATGGCCATGAAGTCCACATCTCGGCCAGTATCGGGATCGCCGTGTACCCGGTGGACGGCGAGACCATCGATGAACTGCTGCGCCACGCCGACATCGCCATGTACCAGGTCAAGGCGCTGGGCAAGAACGGCCACGCCTTCTATCACAACTCGATGCTCGATGTCTCGCGCCAGAAGATCGCGCTGGAACAGAGCCTGCGCAAGGCACTCGACAACGACGAACTGGAAATGCACTACCAGCCGCAGATCGATGTTGTCACGGGCCGCATCATTGGCGCCGAAGGCCTGATGCGCTGGAACCATCCGCAGCGCGGCCTGCTCACCGCTGGCGAGTTCTTGCCTTTTGCCGAGGAAAACGGCCTGATGCTGCCGATTTCGGACTGGATGATCAAGGCGCTGTGCCGCGACATGCAGATCTGGAATGCGGCCGGTGGCCAGTCAATCCGGCTCTCGCTCAATCTCTCGCCCCAGTACCTGGACCGCGGCGACTTTTTCGAAAAAATGCGCGGCGCGCTGGTGCGCTATGGCATATCGCCGGCCCAGATCGAGGTGGAAATCACCGAGAATATCTGCATCCGCAGCCCGCAGTACGCCATCGAGCAGCTCAACAAGCTGTGCGAACTGGGCGTATCGGTGGCGATTGACGATTTCGGCACCGGCTACTCGTCGCTGTCCTACCTGCACCGCTTCCCGATCCACACCATCAAGATCGATCAGTCCTTCGTCAGGGAGATCCATGACGAGCATGGCCACTACCCGGTCATCCTGGCCATCATCTCAATCGCGCGCGGCCTGGGCCTGCACCTGATTGCGGAAGGCGTGGAGACGGAGGTGCAGGCGCGCTACCTGCGCTCGCACGGCTGCGTCACCATGCAAGGTTTCCTGTTCCACGTACCCGTTTCACTTGCCGCCTTTATCTGCGTCCTGGAAGAGCACTTCGCCATGCCGGACGCTGAAAACAACGTCGCTTCGCTACAGGCCTGA
- a CDS encoding tetratricopeptide repeat protein has protein sequence MHNSFCQTVPPSTDQGCSADFLRVKALARAGDASAQHRTGFMYFHGEGVGRDLGQALHWYLKAAYSGLALAQYNLGVMHQRGQGVERDEQQAVHWYLLAAEQGYAPAQFNLGWMHARGVGVARDVTKAHGWFARAAAQGDAGAQNNLGMMYETGKGAPRDLARAVALYRSSAMQGHARAQFNLAMCCQRGEGVEQDEQQAIEWLRKAADHGHAGAQFNLGLRYDKGTGLVQDSERAAHWYRRAAGQGHASAQFNLGLLHDTAAPPLRSEVLALEWYRKAAAQHHAGALDHLGLRYQNGQGVERDDVRAAALFEQAARQGFPSAQYHYGLLFDGGRGIAIDALQAAHWIGLAAAQGHLRAQFDMGLRCDAGTGVAQDEQAALHWYRRAADKGYVPAQFMLGVLHDRVDSPAYDPQLAVSWFLKAAAQGYARAQFAMGLRYDSGNGVTPDHHAAYAWYVRAARQGHARAQLNLGLMHAAGHGAGHDLLAAYAWLAQAERGGAHGARAARDQVTERMNIDEVAQIARLEEELELA, from the coding sequence ATGCACAATTCATTCTGCCAGACGGTGCCGCCATCGACCGACCAGGGCTGCAGCGCAGACTTCTTGCGCGTAAAGGCACTGGCGCGCGCGGGCGACGCCAGCGCCCAGCACCGCACCGGCTTCATGTATTTCCATGGCGAGGGCGTGGGCCGCGACCTGGGTCAGGCGCTGCACTGGTACCTGAAGGCTGCCTACTCCGGGCTGGCACTGGCTCAGTACAACCTGGGGGTGATGCACCAGCGCGGCCAGGGCGTGGAGCGCGACGAGCAGCAGGCCGTCCACTGGTATTTGCTGGCGGCGGAGCAGGGCTACGCGCCGGCCCAGTTCAACCTGGGCTGGATGCACGCGCGCGGCGTGGGCGTGGCGCGCGATGTGACCAAGGCGCATGGCTGGTTCGCGCGCGCCGCCGCCCAGGGCGATGCAGGGGCACAGAACAACCTGGGCATGATGTACGAGACCGGCAAGGGTGCGCCGCGTGACCTGGCCAGGGCCGTAGCGCTTTACCGCAGTTCCGCCATGCAGGGCCACGCGCGCGCCCAGTTCAACCTGGCCATGTGCTGCCAGCGCGGCGAGGGGGTGGAGCAGGATGAGCAGCAGGCCATCGAATGGCTGCGCAAGGCGGCCGACCATGGCCATGCGGGCGCGCAGTTTAACCTGGGACTGCGCTACGACAAGGGGACAGGCCTGGTGCAGGACAGCGAGCGCGCCGCGCACTGGTACCGGCGCGCGGCCGGCCAGGGCCATGCGAGTGCCCAGTTCAATCTCGGGCTGCTGCATGACACCGCGGCGCCGCCGCTGCGCAGCGAGGTGCTGGCGCTGGAGTGGTACCGCAAGGCCGCCGCCCAGCATCATGCCGGCGCGCTGGACCATCTTGGTCTGCGTTATCAGAACGGGCAGGGCGTGGAGCGCGACGACGTCAGGGCTGCAGCCCTGTTCGAGCAGGCCGCGCGCCAGGGTTTCCCCAGCGCGCAGTATCACTATGGTCTGCTGTTCGACGGCGGCCGCGGCATTGCCATCGACGCACTGCAGGCGGCGCACTGGATCGGCCTGGCCGCAGCGCAGGGCCATCTGCGCGCCCAGTTCGACATGGGCCTGCGCTGCGACGCCGGTACCGGCGTGGCACAGGACGAGCAGGCAGCCCTGCACTGGTATCGGCGCGCCGCCGACAAAGGCTATGTGCCGGCGCAGTTCATGCTTGGGGTGCTGCACGACCGGGTGGACAGCCCTGCGTACGACCCGCAGCTGGCCGTGTCGTGGTTCCTCAAGGCGGCCGCGCAAGGCTACGCCCGGGCCCAGTTCGCAATGGGCCTGCGCTACGACAGCGGCAACGGCGTGACCCCGGATCACCACGCGGCCTACGCCTGGTATGTGCGTGCCGCGCGCCAGGGCCATGCGCGCGCACAGCTCAACCTTGGCTTGATGCACGCTGCCGGGCATGGCGCCGGCCACGACCTGCTGGCGGCCTATGCATGGCTGGCGCAGGCCGAGCGTGGCGGCGCCCACGGCGCGCGTGCCGCGCGCGACCAGGTCACCGAGCGCATGAATATTGATGAAGTGGCGCAGATCGCACGCCTGGAAGAAGAGCTCGAGCTGGCCTAG